Proteins from a genomic interval of Desulfofustis limnaeus:
- a CDS encoding hybrid sensor histidine kinase/response regulator: protein MEPVRILIIDDEKVIRDGVERSLAGRDYQVDKAESGERGIAIIENNGYDVVLLDLMMPGIDGFAVLDWIKSNRPSIQVIVITGFATVSKAVTAMKQGAFDFVGKPFTPDYIRIVVERAVAKLRLEAEAERLREERILSLEAVQKEKSLLKTVFGCMVEAVLITDPAAIVVHHNPAAIKLLEIQTDPVVGKPLADSISDRAAMEMVQEAMANGRVVSREFAAGTLSRRCLRAHCAPVLSSSGMVLGSVTTCEDISTLKDIDRMKSDFVAMVAHELKSPLASIEQMIYALQVDCPYEAAFSCHQLHDRMTVRTRDLLRLIENLLNLSKLESGTVVFNLEPTNGHELIGEIVEVMRPQAEAKRITVSFSPCAEPWLFNVDYDHMRTAIMNIVSNAIKYTPEGGRLDIATSLSGGLVSLVFADTGIGIAPEDLTSIFDRFYRVKGKATRHITGSGLGLSLVKEVVEAHQGYIDVQSRPGQGTTFTLSFPVVDVAALPA from the coding sequence ATGGAGCCTGTGCGCATTCTGATTATCGACGATGAGAAGGTGATCAGGGACGGCGTCGAGCGTTCGCTAGCCGGTCGCGACTATCAGGTAGATAAGGCCGAGAGCGGCGAGCGGGGTATCGCAATTATCGAAAACAACGGCTATGACGTGGTCCTTCTCGATCTGATGATGCCCGGCATTGACGGGTTTGCCGTGCTCGACTGGATCAAGTCGAACCGGCCGTCCATTCAGGTCATCGTCATCACCGGTTTCGCCACCGTCTCCAAGGCGGTGACGGCCATGAAGCAGGGTGCCTTCGACTTTGTCGGCAAGCCGTTCACCCCCGATTACATCCGTATCGTCGTCGAGCGTGCCGTGGCCAAGCTGCGCCTGGAAGCGGAGGCGGAACGGCTGCGCGAGGAGCGGATCCTCAGCCTGGAGGCGGTGCAGAAGGAGAAGAGTCTGCTCAAAACGGTGTTTGGTTGCATGGTGGAGGCGGTGTTGATCACCGATCCTGCCGCGATCGTTGTCCACCATAACCCGGCGGCCATCAAGCTCCTCGAGATCCAGACCGACCCGGTGGTGGGCAAGCCCCTGGCCGACTCGATCAGTGACCGGGCCGCGATGGAGATGGTGCAGGAGGCGATGGCCAACGGTCGGGTGGTCAGCCGGGAGTTCGCCGCCGGCACCTTGAGCCGCCGCTGCCTGCGGGCCCATTGTGCGCCGGTGCTTTCCTCTTCCGGGATGGTGCTCGGCTCGGTCACCACCTGCGAGGACATATCGACCCTGAAGGATATCGATCGGATGAAATCCGATTTCGTGGCGATGGTCGCCCATGAGCTGAAATCGCCGCTGGCTTCCATCGAACAGATGATTTATGCCCTGCAGGTCGACTGCCCGTACGAGGCAGCGTTTTCCTGTCATCAGTTGCATGACCGGATGACGGTGCGGACCAGGGATCTGCTGCGCCTCATCGAAAATCTGCTTAACCTCTCAAAACTGGAGAGCGGTACGGTGGTCTTCAATCTCGAACCGACCAACGGCCATGAGTTGATCGGCGAGATTGTCGAGGTGATGCGCCCCCAGGCGGAGGCGAAACGGATCACCGTGTCGTTCAGTCCGTGTGCCGAGCCGTGGCTGTTCAACGTTGATTACGATCACATGCGCACGGCCATCATGAATATCGTCTCCAACGCGATCAAATACACACCGGAAGGGGGGCGGCTGGATATCGCCACGAGCCTGAGCGGCGGTCTGGTCAGTCTGGTCTTCGCCGATACCGGTATCGGCATCGCGCCGGAGGATCTCACGTCGATCTTTGATCGTTTCTATCGGGTGAAGGGGAAGGCGACCCGGCATATAACCGGTTCCGGGCTCGGCCTCTCCCTGGTCAAAGAAGTGGTCGAGGCGCATCAAGGCTATATCGACGTGCAGTCGCGTCCCGGCCAGGGAACCACCTTCACCCTCAGCTTTCCGGTGGTTGACGTGGCCGCCCTGCCTGCCTGA
- a CDS encoding response regulator transcription factor, whose protein sequence is MADKKEILLVDDDPDFVEAVKVILTKGGYAVRVAYDGKEGVEAVAEKKPDLIVLDVMMPVMNGHEACAKFKGDEQTRDIPIILLTAVADRVATSTYTHRDMLESEAEDYMPKPVEPAELLDRVKSWLR, encoded by the coding sequence ATGGCGGACAAGAAAGAGATATTGCTGGTGGACGATGACCCCGATTTCGTCGAAGCGGTCAAGGTGATCCTGACCAAGGGCGGCTATGCAGTTCGGGTCGCCTATGACGGCAAGGAGGGGGTCGAGGCGGTGGCCGAGAAAAAGCCGGATCTCATCGTCCTCGATGTGATGATGCCGGTGATGAATGGCCACGAGGCCTGTGCCAAGTTCAAGGGCGATGAACAGACCCGGGACATCCCGATCATCCTGCTTACTGCCGTCGCCGATCGGGTGGCGACCAGTACCTACACGCATCGCGATATGCTGGAGAGCGAGGCCGAGGATTATATGCCGAAACCGGTGGAGCCCGCTGAACTGCTCGATCGGGTTAAGAGTTGGTTGCGGTAG
- a CDS encoding FAD binding domain-containing protein, producing MKLPCIINEEHYRLEVPADRRVVDLLREDLGLTGTKEGCGTGECGACTVLVDGRSRLSCLTVAAQIEGRRITTIEGLADGETLHPVQQAFVDHGAVQCGFCTPGMVMTAVDLLTDHPEPDRTEITHAISGNLCRCTGYQKIIDAIDRARPSIPGPATRPTLAAADKSPVVRPMVRAATRSSRQIVLPDSCDQLWPLLAASPGARLFCGGTDLFVWLRAGRCQARLLVGLERIDELRGIGSDGDHLRIGAATTHAELLADPTIKEHLPVLHQAVAQLGSPLIRRTGTIGGNLVTASPAGDTLPPLAVLEATVELRSATANRRLSLEEFLLGPGRTDLREGEIVAAIRIPLPPPGSLHSFEKVGRRAALACSIASLAGLLDLDDDGTIRTIRLAWGSVAETVLRLPQIEAALIGQPLDDTHITAVLPAVRKLVRPISDVRAGADYRRLVAANLLRRLPTRFCSDHRLAAGRPQRP from the coding sequence ATGAAACTACCCTGCATCATCAACGAAGAGCACTACCGGCTGGAGGTCCCCGCCGACCGCCGGGTGGTCGACCTGCTCCGCGAGGACCTTGGCCTGACCGGCACCAAGGAAGGCTGCGGCACCGGCGAGTGCGGCGCCTGCACGGTCCTGGTGGATGGGCGCAGCCGCCTCTCCTGCCTGACCGTGGCCGCCCAGATCGAAGGACGGCGGATCACCACCATCGAAGGGCTGGCCGACGGAGAAACGCTGCATCCCGTCCAGCAGGCCTTCGTCGACCACGGTGCCGTCCAGTGCGGTTTCTGCACCCCCGGCATGGTCATGACGGCCGTCGACCTGCTCACTGATCACCCCGAACCGGACCGGACCGAAATCACCCACGCCATCAGCGGCAACCTCTGCCGCTGCACCGGCTACCAGAAGATCATTGACGCCATCGACCGGGCCCGGCCATCTATTCCCGGCCCGGCCACCAGGCCGACACTCGCAGCCGCCGACAAGTCCCCGGTGGTCCGCCCGATGGTCCGCGCGGCGACCCGCTCCTCTCGGCAAATCGTCCTCCCTGACTCCTGTGACCAGCTCTGGCCGCTGCTGGCCGCCAGCCCGGGCGCCCGGCTGTTCTGCGGCGGCACCGATCTCTTCGTCTGGCTGCGGGCCGGCCGCTGCCAGGCCCGCCTGCTGGTCGGACTGGAGCGAATCGATGAGTTGCGCGGAATCGGCAGCGATGGGGATCACCTGCGCATCGGTGCCGCCACCACCCATGCCGAACTGCTCGCCGATCCGACCATCAAAGAACATCTGCCGGTCCTGCATCAGGCCGTGGCCCAGTTGGGCTCACCGCTCATCCGCCGCACCGGCACCATCGGCGGTAATCTCGTTACCGCCTCACCGGCCGGCGACACCCTGCCACCGCTGGCGGTACTCGAGGCAACGGTGGAGCTTCGTTCGGCAACCGCCAACCGCCGCCTATCGCTGGAAGAGTTTCTGCTCGGCCCGGGCCGAACCGACTTAAGGGAAGGGGAGATAGTGGCAGCTATCCGGATCCCGCTGCCACCACCTGGAAGTCTGCACTCCTTTGAGAAAGTCGGCCGGCGCGCCGCTCTTGCCTGCAGTATCGCCAGCTTGGCCGGCCTGCTCGACTTGGATGACGACGGCACTATCCGCACCATTCGCCTGGCCTGGGGCAGCGTCGCAGAGACGGTGCTGCGGCTGCCCCAGATCGAAGCAGCGCTCATTGGCCAACCGCTTGATGACACCCACATCACCGCGGTGCTGCCGGCGGTCAGGAAGCTGGTCAGGCCGATCAGCGATGTCCGGGCCGGGGCCGATTACCGCCGACTGGTTGCCGCCAACCTGTTGCGCCGCCTCCCCACCCGCTTCTGCAGCGACCATCGCCTGGCTGCCGGTCGACCACAGCGGCCATGA